The Dehalococcoidia bacterium genome has a window encoding:
- a CDS encoding cytochrome c oxidase subunit 3 produces the protein MTHQPRLAETTLETATGLDNRKLLMWLFLASEAVFFGSLIATYLLYRGQSLQGPYPGDVFNIPFTSVSSFILLMSSATMALAVGAAHRGQLHQMRTWLLVTPLLGISFLAGQAFEFTEFYRKGLTLSSNLFGTTFYVLTGFHGAHVSVGVIILLSLWAAAMLGKIGRHNAINVELAGLYWHFVDIVWIVIFTLVYLLEPL, from the coding sequence GTGACGCACCAGCCCCGACTAGCAGAGACGACCCTAGAGACGGCCACTGGGCTGGACAACCGGAAGCTCCTCATGTGGCTCTTCTTGGCCTCCGAGGCCGTCTTCTTTGGCTCCCTCATCGCCACCTACCTCCTCTACAGGGGGCAGAGCCTGCAAGGCCCTTATCCTGGGGACGTGTTCAACATCCCCTTCACGTCCGTCTCCAGCTTTATCCTGCTCATGAGCAGTGCCACCATGGCCCTGGCGGTGGGGGCTGCTCACCGTGGGCAACTCCACCAGATGCGCACGTGGCTGCTAGTGACACCTCTTCTGGGCATCTCCTTCTTAGCGGGCCAGGCCTTCGAGTTCACTGAGTTCTACCGCAAGGGCCTCACCCTGAGCTCCAACCTCTTCGGCACCACCTTTTACGTGCTGACAGGGTTCCACGGGGCCCATGTCTCGGTGGGGGTGATTATACTGTTGTCCCTGTGGGCGGCGGCCATGCTGGGGAAGATAGGGCGGCATAACGCCATCAACGTGGAGCTAGCGGGCCTTTACTGGCACTTCGTGGACATCGTCTGGATCGTCATCTTCACCTTGGTCTATCTGCTGGAGCCGTTGTAG
- a CDS encoding cytochrome C oxidase subunit IV family protein: MRLADLRGVAARPQEREEIHKGVHPTLADYVRVAVALAVVTSLEVAIYYLEALRGVLVELFLALSSIKFMLVVMWYMHLRFDSPIFSFLFAFGVAVAIAVFIATLATMGAGLL, translated from the coding sequence ATGAGGCTGGCGGACCTGCGCGGGGTGGCAGCACGGCCACAGGAGCGAGAAGAGATCCATAAGGGCGTCCACCCCACCTTGGCCGATTACGTGCGGGTAGCGGTGGCCTTGGCTGTGGTCACCTCTTTGGAGGTGGCCATCTATTACTTGGAGGCGTTGCGCGGTGTGCTGGTGGAGCTCTTCCTGGCTCTCTCGTCCATCAAGTTCATGCTAGTGGTGATGTGGTACATGCACCTGCGGTTCGATAGCCCCATCTTCTCCTTCCTCTTCGCCTTTGGCGTGGCGGTAGCCATCGCTGTTTTCATCGCCACCCTGGCTACTATGGGGGCGGGGTTGTTGTGA
- a CDS encoding cytochrome c oxidase assembly protein, translating to MPLLHISGGLFRLTIGDWVSHPEAIVGCVVLLALYYYAVVYLRPRVSDAGRVRRLQVVFFVLGVLSIYLATSTPLDDLSELLVSAHMAQHVILTMVVPPLVIAGVPGWLWEWLLRAFRLEGVARRILHPLMALGIFNTVLLMTHLPPTVRLQVENSWFHLAAHALLVVAGLVMWWPVLGPVSWLPRLSYPMQMAYLFVHSLIPSVLASFLTFSDRLVYPFYVQRVALWALFCGTPFSPVHDQQIGGLVMKLAPAPILWGFIAVAFFRWYQEFEARERGPSWEEVEAELRQLGLSGPQDLPSGR from the coding sequence GTGCCTCTGCTGCACATATCCGGCGGGCTCTTCCGTCTGACCATCGGCGACTGGGTATCACACCCCGAGGCCATCGTAGGCTGCGTCGTCCTCTTGGCCCTGTACTATTACGCGGTGGTCTACCTGCGGCCACGGGTGTCCGACGCCGGGCGGGTGCGGCGCCTGCAGGTGGTCTTTTTCGTGCTGGGGGTGTTGAGCATCTACTTGGCCACCTCCACCCCTTTAGACGATCTCTCCGAGCTTTTGGTGAGCGCCCATATGGCCCAGCATGTCATCCTCACCATGGTGGTACCGCCCTTGGTGATAGCTGGTGTGCCTGGTTGGCTTTGGGAGTGGCTGCTGCGGGCCTTCCGGTTGGAGGGTGTGGCGCGGCGCATCCTCCACCCTCTCATGGCCCTTGGCATCTTCAATACCGTCCTTCTCATGACCCACTTGCCACCGACGGTGCGTCTACAGGTGGAGAACAGCTGGTTCCATCTGGCCGCCCATGCCCTCTTGGTGGTGGCGGGGCTGGTGATGTGGTGGCCAGTTCTGGGCCCCGTCTCTTGGCTTCCCCGCCTTTCCTACCCCATGCAGATGGCCTACCTCTTCGTCCACTCGCTAATCCCATCGGTGTTGGCTTCGTTTTTGACCTTCTCCGACCGGCTGGTGTACCCCTTCTACGTCCAGAGGGTGGCTCTGTGGGCCCTTTTCTGCGGCACCCCCTTCTCCCCTGTGCACGATCAGCAGATCGGCGGGCTGGTGATGAAACTGGCACCGGCTCCCATCCTCTGGGGCTTTATAGCGGTGGCCTTCTTCCGCTGGTATCAGGAGTTCGAGGCCCGGGAGCGCGGCCCCTCCTGGGAGGAGGTGGAGGCGGAGCTCAGGCAGCTGGGCTTAAGCGGGCCTCAGGACCTCCCTAGCGGGCGATGA